A stretch of the Carassius carassius chromosome 6, fCarCar2.1, whole genome shotgun sequence genome encodes the following:
- the LOC132142660 gene encoding gamma-tubulin complex component 3 homolog codes for MATLDQKSPNVLLQNLCCKITGKSEADVAHQFQYAVRVIGSNYAPTIERDEFLVSEKIKKELLKQRREADAALFSELHRKLQTQGVLKHRWSILYLLLSLCEDSRKPYNRVPVCSYGALLAQALPRDVHSTPFYYARPQSLPLSYPERSATAHNSSLATSGIGTMGVFSINGPGPTPPSLLTGPGSQAVGESMRGSRLAWTLPISSSPSGAAAVPRPPTGPSSSPASKLPQRQRRDGDGSAEIGEDALVRDILYVFQGIDGKFIKMCSPENCYKIDSKVPLCKSLRDTSSRLAELGWLHNKIRKYTDSHSLDRAFGLVGQSFCAALHQELKEYYRLLSVLHAQLQVEEDQGVNMSVESSLTLRRLLVWTYDPKVRLKTLAALVDYCQGRKGGELASAVHAYGKTGDPHMRALIQHILGLVSHPILNFLYRWIYDGELEDTYHEFFVASDPTVKTDRLWHDKYSLRKSMIPSFITMDQARKVLLIGKSINFLHQVCHDRTPPGKILPASKSTDSPQDATELFTDLEGAFQSKIDAAYFETSKYLLDVLNKNYQLLEHLQAMRRYLLLGQGDFIRHLMDLLKPELVRAATTLYQHNLTGILETAVRATNAQFDSPEILKRLDVRLLEVSPGDTGWDVFSLDYHVEGPIATVFTRECMSHYLRVFNFLWRAKRMEYILTDIWKGQMCNAKLLKSMPELSGVLHQCHVLASEMVHFIHQMQYYITFEVLECSWDELWNKVQQAQDLDHIIAAHDVFLDTIISRCLLDVNNRSLLNQLRAVFDQIIEFQNAQDTLYRSALEELQLRIQFEDKKRQREEMGEWGVTAEQEAEENRRVQEFKDTIPKMCSQLRLLTHFYQGIVQEFLRLLMTDESLQFLSFRLDFNEHYKARDPRLRPSLGATRGRRSSNI; via the exons ATGGCGACGCTTGACCAGAAATCACCCAACGTGCTTCTGCAGAATCTGTGCTGTAAGATCACGGGCAAGAGTGAAG CTGATGTAGCCCATCAGTTCCAGTATGCAGTTCGGGTCATCGGGAGTAATTACGCTCCCACGATTGAACGGGATGAGTTTCTGGTGTCtgagaaaattaaaaaagaat TGTTAAAACAACGTCGGGAAGCAGATGCTGCCCTTTTTTCTGAGTTGCACAGAAAGCTTCAGACCCAG GGTGTGTTGAAACATAGATGGTCCATCTTATACCTCCTGCTCAGCCTCTGTGAGGACTCAAGGAAGCCGTATAACCGTGTTCCT GTGTGTAGTTATGGAGCTCTGCTTGCCCAGGCTTTGCCCCGTGATGTCCACTCCACTCCGTTCTACTACGCCCGTCCCCAGAGCCTCCCGCTCAGCTACCCAGAGCGCTCTGCGACTGCCCATAACTCCAGCTTAGCTACCAGTGGCATCGGCACTATGGGGGTATTCTCAATCAATGGGCCTGGACCGACCCCTCCATCTCTACTCACTGG ACCGGGATCCCAGGCCGTTGGTGAGTCTATGAGAGGGTCTCGTCTAGCCTGGACTCTCCCGATCTCCAGTTCCCCCTCTGGGGCAGCTGCTGTCCCTCGTCCCCCCACTGGACCCTCTTCCAGTCCGGCATCCAAACTCCCACAAAGACAGAGACGAGATGGAGATGGCAGTG CTGAGATCGGTGAGGATGCTCTCGTCCGAGACATTCTTTATGTTTTCCAGGGAATAGATGGAAAGTTCATCAAGATGTGCAGCCCAGAAAACTGCTACAAAATTGATTCAAAG GTGCCACTGTGTAAGTCTCTGAGAGACACTAGCAGCAGACTGGCAGAACTCGGCTGGCTCCACAATAAGATTCGAAAATATACAGATTCCCACAGCCTGGATCGAGCCTTTGGCCTAGTCGGACAG AGCTTTTGTGCTGCATTGCATCAAGAGCTGAAGGAATACTACAGATTGTTGTCTGTTCTTCATGCACAG CTGCAGGTAGAAGAGGATCAGGGTGTAAACATGAGTGTGGAGAGCAGTCTGACTCTGAGGAGACTGCTGGTGTGGACCTATGACCCCAAGGTTCGGCTGAAAACACTGGCTGCACTGGTGGACTACTGCCAAG GGCGTAAAGGAGGAGAGTTGGCCTCAGCTGTACATGCATATGGAAAGACAGGTGACCCCCACATGAGAGCGCTGATCCAGCACATCCTTGGTCTAGTGTCCCACCCCATTCTTAACTTCCTGTATCGCTGGATCTACGACGGGGAGCTTGAAGATACGTACCATGAG TTCTTTGTAGCCTCAGACCCAACAGTAAAGACGGACAGACTGTGGCATGACAAGTACTCTCTGAGGAAGAGTATGATCCCCTCCTTCATCACCATGGATCAAGCCAGGAAG GTGCTACTCATTGGTAAATCCATCAACTTCCTGCATCAGGTATGCCACGACAGGACGCCGCCGGGAAAGATCCTGCCCGCTTCCAAATCCACCGACTCTCCCCAAGATG CGACGGAGTTGTTCACTGATCTGGAAGGGGCCTTTCAGAGTAAAATTGATGCTGCTTATTTCGAGACCAGTAAGTATCTGTTGGATGTGTTGAATAAGAACTACCAGCTGCTGGAGCATCTTCAGGCCATGAGGAGATACCTGCTGCTGGGCCAGGGAGACTTCATCCGACACCTCATGGACCTCCTCaa gcCAGAGTTGGTGAGGGCTGCCACCACTCTTTACCAACACAATCTAACCGGTATCCTGGAGACCGCTGTCAGGGCAACTAATGCCCAGTTTGACAGTCCTGAGATACTTAAGAGGCTCGACGTCCGGCTACTGGAG GTTTCTCCCGGGGACACTGGTTGGGATGTCTTCAGTTTGGACTATCATGTAGAGGGGCCCATTGCCACG GTGTTCACCCGTGAATGCATGAGCCACTACCTGCGAGTGTTCAACTTCCTGTGGAGGGCCAAAAGAATGGAGTACATCCTCACAGATATATGGAAGGGACAAATGTGTAACGCCAAACTGCTGAAGAGCATGCCGG agCTCTCTGGTGTGCTGCACCAATGTCACGTTCTCGCTTCCGAGATGGTTCACTTCATCCATCAGATGCAGTATTACATCACATTTGAG GTGTTGGAGTGCTCTTGGGATGAGTTGTGGAATAAGGTCCAGCAGGCTCAGGATCTGGATCACATTATAGCAGCTCATGACGTTTTCCTGGACACCATCATTTCTCGCTGCCTGCTGGATGTGAACAACAGG tctcTGTTGAATCAGTTGCGTGCAGTGTTTGATCAGATCATTGAGTTCCAGAATGCTCAGGACACTCTGTACCGCTCCGCTCTAGAAGAGCTGCAGCTGCGCATCCAATTCGAGGACAAGAAGAGACAGAGGGAAGAAATG GGTGAGTGGGGTGTAACAGCAGAGCAGGAGGCTGAGGAAAACAGACGTGTGCAGGAGTTTAAAGACACCATACCAAAAATGTGCTCTCAGCTCAGATTGCTCACACACTTCTATCAG GGCATAGTGCAGGAGTTTCTGCGGCTGCTAATGACCGATGAGAGTCTTCAGTTCCTCAGTTTCCGTCTGGACTTCAATGAGCATTATAAGGCCCGTGATCCGCGCCTCCGGCCCTCGCTAGGGGCCACTAGAGGGAGACGAAGCTCCAACATCTGA